DNA sequence from the Xylanivirga thermophila genome:
GGATTTAGGGCTTCTTTTATATCCTTTAGGATATGGGGAAATGCCCTGGTAAATCTACTGTTTATTATTATTATCTCTGGATTAAAGGCGGTTAGTATATTGTTTATGCCTATGGACAGATATTTTATAAAATTATCCATGATTCCAATTGCGTCTCTATCGTTATTCTTATAAAGCCTTTGAAATTCATCAAAGGAAATTCTTGCTCTATTTTTCTTGGCAGCTAGACTCCTAAGGAGTGCCCTTTCAGAGGCATATTGTTCTAGACAACCTTTATTTCCGCAGGGACAGGCCCTGCCATCTATTTCGATTATGGTATGGCCAAATTCTCCTGCAAATCCAGTATATCCTTCATATAGTTTATTATTTATGACTAATCCTAGGCCAATACCTGAATGTATGCTTATATTAGCCATATTTTCACCGTTTATGGCAAATGTCTTTTCGCCTAAAACAGATAGATTGGCTTCATTCAAAAGATATATCGGTATATTATAATGCCTCTTTAAGCGATCTGCTAGGTCAAAATCCTGCAGGTCGTAGTAGGGGGTAAACGCTATATTGTTTTCATATACTACACCGTGGATGCCTATGGTAATGCCTACTATGCCATAGGTGGTGTTGGGACTTTTTTTAATCATTTCGTCTATAATGGGGATTAGTATATCTAAAATATTTTCCCTATTTATATCACATACTTCTACTTCTTTAAATAAGAGGTTTTTACCTCCAAGATCGGTAAGCATTACGGATATTTCATCTACTCCAAGATCAACACATATGGAGCATCCGGCGTTGTTATTGAATTTTAACAGTACCGGCTTCCTCCCGCCATCCGATGGTCCGCTCCCAATTTCGATTATAAGGTTACTGGATAAAAGATCCTTTACAATGGAGGATATGGTGGCCTTTGTAAGTCCTAGCATCTTTGACAGATCGGCACGGGACAGGGGCTCGTGTTCTATGATATTTTCCAATACTATATTGTTGTTTATATCCCTTATAAGTTCCTTACTTCCTACCTTCATTCCATTCCCTCTAACTATACTTTTTAATAATTATATCAATTCTTTTTCTAATTTACAAATATTCTTTAAAAAGCGCTAATTTATAAAATAGAAATTTGATTCGCTAAATTACAAGTTAAAAATAGATAAAATAATGTAATTGACAACCCATTCTTAGATTGGTAAAATAGAATTATACTAAGTTTAATAAACAAACTATAACATTTTTATTGTAGTCTGACAAGTTTAAAATAGAAAAATTAGATATGGGGGAGAATATTTTCAAGTGCTTAGTAAAGGGAGTGGAAAGACATGGGCTATCTATTAGGAATTGATATTGGCACATCAGCTACAAAGACCATATTATTTGATACGGAAACTAAAAAGATAAAGGCATCAGCAAGTAGCGAATATCCGCTATATCAGCCATATATAGGATGGGCTGAGCAAGATCCGGATGATTGGTGGAGGGCTACAGTATCTAGCATACAGGAAGTGCTAAAAAAAGGTCTAATACATCCTCAGGATGTACTGGGAATAGGTTTGTCAGGCCAAATGCATGGCATGGTACTTTTAGATAAGGATGGTAATGTCTTAAGGCCGGCTATCATATGGTGTGACCAAAGGACTGAGGAAGAATGCAAGGATATTACATCCATAATAGGCAGGGAAAAACTCATAAGTATTACTGCAAATCCTGCCCTTACCAATTTTACTGCTACAAAGATATTATGGGTAAAGAGGCATCAGCCTGAAATTTTTGAAAGGATACATAAGGTGCTTTTACCTAAGGATTTCATAAGGTTTAAGCTTACAGGAGAGTTTGCAAGTGAGGTATCCGATGCGAGTGGCACACAGTTGTTAGATGTACCGAATAGGACATGGAGCAGATATGTACTTGATAAGCTTGATATACCATTTGACTGGATGCCGAAGGTATATGAATCCCATGAGGTAAGTGGATGTGTTACAGAAAAGGTTGCAAATCTTACAGGATTAAATGTTGGTACACCGGTAGTAGGAGGGGCCGGGGATCAGGCGGCGGGAGCTGTAGGTAACGGCATAGTAGAGAGTGGCATGGTATCGTCTACTATTGGTACTTCCGGAGTGGTTTTTGCCTATACTGACAAGGTTTCAATAGATCCTAAGGGACGTGTGCATACCTTTTGTCATGCCATGCCAGATACATGGCATGTAATGGGGGTTACCCAAGGGGCAGGTCTATCCCTGCAATGGTTTAGAAACAACTTTGGGTCACTAGAAAAGGAACTTGCTACCTTCCTTAAAAAAGATCCCTATGAACTCATGACAGAAGAGGCGCAAAAGGCGGATGCAGGTTGTAATGGCCTTATATACCTCCCATATTTGATGGGTGAGCGTACACCACATCTTGACCCTTCAGCAAAGGGAGTATTCTTTGGCATATCGGCAAAGCATACTAGAAACGATATGATACGTTCCATAATGGAAGGTGTGGCATATAGCCTTAGGGACTGTTTGGAGATCATACAGGATATGGGTACTGAGGTAGATATAATACGGGCATCTGGCGGTGGTGCAAGGAGCAGCCTGTGGAGGCAGATACAGTCAGATATATTTAATAGACCCCTAAGTACTATAGATATAGGAGAAGGTCCTGCCCTAGGGGTGGCCCTGTTGGCGGGAGTAGGTACAGGCGTGTATAAGGATGTGCCTGAGGCATGTAAGGCAGCAATAAATACAAAGGATACAATATATCCAATAGAATATAATACCCCCATATATGATAGGTATTATGAAGTCTATAGGTCTCTGTATTTTGCACTAAAGGACAATTACAGGGCTATAGCAGATATAGAAAAGGATTTAAAAAAATAGGAGGTAAAAAACATGAGTGAATATTTTAAGGGAATTTCCAAGATAGAATATGAAGGACCAAATTCTGATAATCCACTTGCTTTTAAGTATTACAATCCCGATGAAATGGTAGGGAATAAGACCATGAGAGAACATCTGAAGTTTTCTGTGGCATATTGGCACACCTTTGTTGCAGAAGGTGTAGATCCTTTTGGCTCAGGTACTATGATAAGACCATGGAATGATATAAAGGATCCCATGGGCAAGGCAAAGGCTAGGATGGAGGCTGCTTTTGAGTTTTTTCAAAAACTTGGGGTAGATTACTTCTGCTTCCATGATAGGGATATTGCCCCTGAGGGAGAGACATTGGAGGAGACAAATAAAAATCTTGACGAGATAGCACAATTCGCCAAGGGCTTTATGAAGGATACCGATATTAAGCTGCTTTGGGGTACTGCAAATATGTTCAATAACCCAAGGTTTGTTCATGGTGCGGCTACATCCTGCAATGCCGATGTATTTGCCTATGCTGCCGCTCAGGTAAAGAAGGCACTTGAGGTAACCAATGATCTAGGCGGGAGCGGATATACATTTTGGGGTGGTCGTGAAGGATATGAGACCCTCTTAAACACCGATATGAAGTTGGAACTTGATAATTTTGCAAGATTTTTGCATATGGCAGTAGATTATGCAAAGGAGATAGGCTTTGAAGGTCAGTTTTATATAGAGCCAAAGCCAAAAGAGCCTACAAAACATCAATATGATTTTGATGCAGCTAATGTATTGGCATTTTTAAAAACCTATGATCTTGATGAGCATTTTAAATTGAATATAGAAACAAACCATGCTACTTTGGCAGGTCATACAATGGAGCATGAACTAAGATATGCCAGAATAAACAATATGCTAGGCAGTGTAGACGCCAACCAAGGGGACCTACATCTCGGCTGGGATACGGATCAATTCCCCACTGATATATATATGACCACCTTGGCTATGTATGAAATACTAAAATCCGGTGGCTTTACCACAGGTGGTCTTAACTTTGATGCAAAGGTTAGAAGACCGTCATTTGAGCCAGCTGACCTATTCTATGCGCATATAGCAGGCATGGATGCATTTGCAAAGGGGCTAAAGATTGCATATAACATGATTGAAGACGGTAAATTCGATAAGTTTATAGAGGATAGGTATGGTAGCTATAGGGAAGGTATAGGGGCAGATATAGTATCTGGCAAGGTAGGGTTTAAAGAGCTTGAAAAGTATGCCCTGAATAATAATAGTATAACCAATACATCTGGTAGACAGGAAGTTTTAGAGGCTCTATTGAATCAATATATTGTAAAATAAATATAAATTAGGGGAACCTATATAGGTTCCCCTAAAATTTATCTAAAAAATCTGCTTGACAAATAGAAACAATCATAATACAATAAATACTAACATAAAAATGAATAGAAAAACTCTTATCGAGAGTGGCGGAGGGACTGGCCCAGTGAAGCCCGGCAACCTGTAAACACAAGGTGCTAAATCCAGCGGTATATGATACCGGGAGATGAGAAAGGGAAAATGCCTCTTTCTTGTGAAGAGGTTTTTTTAGTTTAAACCTCTATCATTTCAGAAGAGGTTTTTTTATTAATAAACTGTATTTTAAGTGCAATTATAAAGGGGTATAGTGATGATTACAATAAATAATTTATCGAAATATTTTGAAACGGATACCAATAAGATATGGGCGGTAAAGAATGTAGATCTCCATGTAAATAGGGGGGAAATACTAGGGGTAATCGGTTTAAGTGGTGCTGGCAAATCTACTTTTATAAGATGCCTAAACAGGCTGGAGGAACCGACGGAAGGGCAGATTATTATTGACGGGGTAGATATGACATCCCTTTCAAAAAAGGAATTGAGGGCAAAGCGCAAAGAAATAGGTATGATATTTCAGCATTTCAACCTATTGTTACAGAAGACGGTAGCTGAAAATATAGCCTTGCCCCTTGAACTGTCTGGCATGGCCCGTAATAAGATTGACTCAAGGGTGGATGAACTTTTAAAATATGTTGA
Encoded proteins:
- the xylB gene encoding xylulokinase, which produces MGYLLGIDIGTSATKTILFDTETKKIKASASSEYPLYQPYIGWAEQDPDDWWRATVSSIQEVLKKGLIHPQDVLGIGLSGQMHGMVLLDKDGNVLRPAIIWCDQRTEEECKDITSIIGREKLISITANPALTNFTATKILWVKRHQPEIFERIHKVLLPKDFIRFKLTGEFASEVSDASGTQLLDVPNRTWSRYVLDKLDIPFDWMPKVYESHEVSGCVTEKVANLTGLNVGTPVVGGAGDQAAGAVGNGIVESGMVSSTIGTSGVVFAYTDKVSIDPKGRVHTFCHAMPDTWHVMGVTQGAGLSLQWFRNNFGSLEKELATFLKKDPYELMTEEAQKADAGCNGLIYLPYLMGERTPHLDPSAKGVFFGISAKHTRNDMIRSIMEGVAYSLRDCLEIIQDMGTEVDIIRASGGGARSSLWRQIQSDIFNRPLSTIDIGEGPALGVALLAGVGTGVYKDVPEACKAAINTKDTIYPIEYNTPIYDRYYEVYRSLYFALKDNYRAIADIEKDLKK
- a CDS encoding ROK family transcriptional regulator; translation: MKVGSKELIRDINNNIVLENIIEHEPLSRADLSKMLGLTKATISSIVKDLLSSNLIIEIGSGPSDGGRKPVLLKFNNNAGCSICVDLGVDEISVMLTDLGGKNLLFKEVEVCDINRENILDILIPIIDEMIKKSPNTTYGIVGITIGIHGVVYENNIAFTPYYDLQDFDLADRLKRHYNIPIYLLNEANLSVLGEKTFAINGENMANISIHSGIGLGLVINNKLYEGYTGFAGEFGHTIIEIDGRACPCGNKGCLEQYASERALLRSLAAKKNRARISFDEFQRLYKNNDRDAIGIMDNFIKYLSIGINNILTAFNPEIIIINSRFTRAFPHILKDIKEALNPQSIKCRDIVLSTLEDKSILYGAAYINIINFLGVKYYNPSSNKK
- the xylA gene encoding xylose isomerase translates to MSEYFKGISKIEYEGPNSDNPLAFKYYNPDEMVGNKTMREHLKFSVAYWHTFVAEGVDPFGSGTMIRPWNDIKDPMGKAKARMEAAFEFFQKLGVDYFCFHDRDIAPEGETLEETNKNLDEIAQFAKGFMKDTDIKLLWGTANMFNNPRFVHGAATSCNADVFAYAAAQVKKALEVTNDLGGSGYTFWGGREGYETLLNTDMKLELDNFARFLHMAVDYAKEIGFEGQFYIEPKPKEPTKHQYDFDAANVLAFLKTYDLDEHFKLNIETNHATLAGHTMEHELRYARINNMLGSVDANQGDLHLGWDTDQFPTDIYMTTLAMYEILKSGGFTTGGLNFDAKVRRPSFEPADLFYAHIAGMDAFAKGLKIAYNMIEDGKFDKFIEDRYGSYREGIGADIVSGKVGFKELEKYALNNNSITNTSGRQEVLEALLNQYIVK